The following proteins are co-located in the Massilia litorea genome:
- a CDS encoding S24 family peptidase: MELKTMIANWIKEARQEAGLSGEALGTKLAFELGTARGHTKANISHWETEKHSPSLQQLLAIARVTGKSLPAAIIDGLRGTDPAALFPGAMRVVVSDAIDATFVQVPMVKLRLSAGVTGFQTEPEYHDGGTVGMRRDWIERKRLNPAKLIAIVVKGESMEPTLYEDDIVVINTADRKPAVGEVFAVNFNGEPVVKRMQKDGGRWWLASDNPDQRTYYRRACEGDSCLIIGRVVRKESDRI, translated from the coding sequence ATGGAACTTAAAACGATGATCGCCAACTGGATCAAAGAAGCACGGCAAGAGGCCGGCCTGTCGGGCGAAGCGCTGGGGACGAAACTCGCGTTCGAGCTCGGTACGGCGCGCGGCCATACCAAGGCGAACATCTCGCATTGGGAGACCGAAAAACACAGTCCCAGCCTGCAGCAATTGCTGGCGATTGCCAGGGTGACCGGTAAAAGCCTGCCGGCCGCCATCATCGACGGCTTGCGGGGAACGGACCCGGCTGCCCTCTTCCCCGGCGCGATGCGCGTGGTCGTGTCGGACGCCATCGACGCCACCTTTGTGCAAGTACCGATGGTGAAATTACGCCTGTCCGCCGGGGTCACCGGTTTCCAGACCGAGCCGGAATACCACGATGGCGGCACGGTCGGCATGCGGCGCGACTGGATCGAGCGCAAGCGGCTGAATCCGGCGAAGCTGATCGCGATCGTCGTCAAGGGCGAAAGCATGGAACCGACCTTGTACGAGGACGATATCGTCGTCATCAATACCGCCGACCGGAAGCCGGCAGTCGGCGAAGTCTTTGCCGTCAATTTTAATGGCGAGCCGGTCGTCAAGCGCATGCAGAAGGATGGCGGCCGCTGGTGGCTGGCCTCCGACAACCCGGACCAGCGCACCTATTACCGCCGCGCCTGCGAGGGCGACAGCTGCCTGATCATCGGGCGCGTGGTGCGCAAGGAAAGCGACCGGATCTGA
- the trmB gene encoding tRNA (guanosine(46)-N7)-methyltransferase TrmB translates to MLYDPTEHRIRSFVTRAGRLSTGQARAFEEFGPQFLIEYKKEMLDYAAAFGRQAPTILEIGFGMGDTTAHIARQMPDKNFIGVEVHTPGVGSLLKQIGEQGIQNLRLIQHDAFEVLHHMIADGSLAGVHIYFPDPWHKARHNKRRLIQPAFVKLLCEKLVTGGYIHLATDWEDYAVQMLDVLGAEPALANTAEGYAPQPAYRPLTKFENRGLKLGHGVWDLVFTKK, encoded by the coding sequence ATGCTTTACGACCCTACCGAACACCGCATTCGCAGTTTCGTCACCCGCGCCGGCCGCTTGTCGACGGGGCAGGCACGCGCGTTCGAGGAATTCGGGCCGCAGTTCCTGATCGAGTACAAGAAGGAGATGCTCGACTACGCCGCCGCCTTCGGACGCCAGGCGCCGACCATCCTCGAGATCGGCTTCGGCATGGGCGACACCACGGCGCACATCGCACGTCAGATGCCTGACAAAAATTTCATCGGCGTCGAAGTGCACACGCCGGGCGTGGGCAGCCTGCTGAAACAGATCGGCGAGCAGGGCATCCAGAATTTGCGCCTGATCCAGCACGATGCCTTCGAAGTGCTGCACCACATGATTGCCGACGGCTCGCTGGCCGGCGTGCACATCTATTTTCCGGACCCCTGGCACAAGGCGCGCCACAACAAGCGCCGCCTGATCCAGCCGGCGTTCGTGAAACTGCTGTGCGAGAAGCTGGTGACCGGCGGCTACATCCACCTCGCGACCGATTGGGAAGACTACGCGGTGCAGATGCTGGACGTGCTGGGCGCCGAGCCGGCCTTGGCGAACACGGCGGAAGGGTATGCGCCGCAGCCGGCGTACCGGCCGCTGACCAAGTTCGAGAACCGTGGCCTGAAGCTCGGGCACGGGGTGTGGGATCTGGTGTTTACGAAGAAGTAA
- a CDS encoding rhodanese-like domain-containing protein codes for MQHMTAPELAQRLADESKPRPLLLDVRENWEFETCHIAGSTQIPMHLVPIRAGELPDDQDIICICHHGARSMQVAAFLERNGFENVTNLTGGIHAWAVQVDPAMPTY; via the coding sequence ATGCAACACATGACCGCGCCGGAGCTGGCGCAACGCCTGGCGGATGAGTCCAAGCCGCGTCCGCTCCTGCTCGACGTGCGCGAGAACTGGGAATTCGAGACCTGCCATATTGCAGGCTCGACCCAGATCCCGATGCACCTGGTCCCGATCCGCGCCGGCGAATTGCCGGACGATCAGGACATCATCTGCATCTGCCACCACGGTGCGCGCAGCATGCAGGTGGCTGCTTTCCTCGAACGCAACGGGTTCGAGAACGTAACGAATTTGACGGGCGGAATACACGCCTGGGCCGTGCAGGTCGATCCGGCGATGCCGACATATTGA
- a CDS encoding undecaprenyl-diphosphate phosphatase, giving the protein MDILLAIKAIIMGLVEGFTEFLPISSTGHLILAGSLLDFTGEKVKVFEIAIQAGAMLAVIWEYRERIARVLSGMFTERRQQKFVINLVVAFLPAAVLGLVFAKAIKAELFKPVPVALAFIIGGLVILWVERRPKGQKQQGMPHASRIETVDEMTVLDALKVGCAQAFALIPGTSRSGATIIGGMLFGLSRKAATEFSFFLAIPTLLAATVYSVYKERALLSMADLPMFGIGGLAAFVSAFLCVRWLLRYISSHDFTIFAWYRIVFGVIVLVTAHYGLVNWAE; this is encoded by the coding sequence ATGGACATCCTTCTCGCCATCAAGGCAATCATCATGGGCCTGGTCGAGGGCTTTACCGAATTCCTGCCGATTTCCTCCACCGGCCACCTGATCCTGGCGGGCAGCTTGCTCGATTTTACCGGCGAGAAAGTCAAGGTATTCGAGATCGCGATCCAGGCCGGTGCCATGCTGGCCGTGATCTGGGAGTACCGCGAGCGCATCGCGCGCGTGCTGAGTGGAATGTTTACCGAGCGCCGCCAGCAGAAATTCGTCATCAACCTGGTCGTCGCCTTCCTGCCGGCCGCCGTGCTCGGCCTCGTGTTTGCCAAGGCGATCAAGGCCGAGCTGTTCAAGCCGGTGCCGGTGGCCCTCGCCTTCATCATCGGCGGCCTGGTGATCCTGTGGGTCGAGCGCCGTCCGAAAGGCCAGAAGCAGCAAGGCATGCCGCATGCTTCGCGCATCGAAACGGTCGACGAGATGACGGTCCTGGATGCATTGAAAGTCGGCTGCGCCCAGGCCTTTGCCCTGATCCCGGGCACCAGCCGTTCGGGCGCGACCATCATCGGCGGCATGCTGTTCGGCCTGTCGCGCAAGGCGGCCACCGAGTTCTCGTTCTTCCTTGCCATTCCCACGCTGCTGGCGGCCACCGTGTATTCGGTCTACAAGGAACGCGCGCTGCTGTCGATGGCGGATTTGCCGATGTTCGGCATCGGCGGCCTGGCCGCATTCGTGTCGGCTTTCCTGTGCGTGCGCTGGCTTCTGCGCTACATCAGCTCGCACGACTTCACGATCTTCGCCTGGTACCGTATTGTGTTCGGCGTGATCGTCCTCGTCACCGCGCATTACGGGCTGGTGAACTGGGCGGAATAA
- a CDS encoding aldo/keto reductase — MQRISNERRTLLGAMLAGSACAAVGTSLAAAPSPLVTSPILTRPIPSSGELLPVVGLGSWITFNVGDDPAARAACTQVVQAFLAGGGRMIDSSPMYGSSQAVIGHALAQLKHPPMLFAADKVWIGSGARGPAQVETSRRLWGVRRFDLLQVHNLLAWEEHLATLQRMKAAGQLRYVGITTSEGRRHDELIKIMETRPLDFVQVSYNVLDREVENRILPLARERRIGVIVNRPFRQGELTQALAGKPLPGWAAEIGCTSWAQALLKFIIAEPNVSCAIPATSNPAHARDNMLAARGPLPDGTLRRRIAADVKRLT, encoded by the coding sequence ATGCAGCGCATTTCCAATGAACGCAGGACGCTGTTGGGTGCGATGCTCGCCGGCAGCGCCTGCGCGGCTGTGGGCACTTCACTGGCCGCGGCGCCGAGCCCGCTTGTCACAAGCCCGATCCTCACGCGCCCGATCCCGTCCTCCGGAGAGTTGCTCCCCGTCGTCGGCCTGGGCAGCTGGATCACCTTCAATGTCGGCGACGACCCCGCCGCGCGCGCCGCCTGCACGCAAGTCGTGCAGGCTTTCCTGGCCGGGGGCGGGAGGATGATCGATTCATCGCCAATGTATGGCTCGTCCCAGGCCGTGATCGGCCATGCGCTGGCGCAGCTGAAGCATCCGCCGATGCTGTTCGCGGCCGACAAGGTGTGGATCGGTTCCGGCGCCCGCGGCCCGGCCCAAGTAGAAACCTCGCGCAGGCTGTGGGGCGTGCGGCGGTTCGATTTGCTGCAGGTACACAACCTGCTGGCCTGGGAAGAACACCTGGCTACCCTGCAGCGCATGAAGGCTGCGGGACAGCTGCGCTATGTCGGCATCACCACCTCCGAAGGCCGGCGCCATGACGAGCTCATCAAAATCATGGAAACCCGGCCGCTCGATTTTGTCCAGGTCAGCTATAACGTGCTGGACCGTGAAGTGGAAAACCGGATCCTGCCGCTGGCGCGCGAGCGGCGCATCGGCGTCATCGTCAACCGGCCGTTTCGCCAGGGCGAGCTGACGCAGGCGCTGGCCGGCAAGCCGCTGCCGGGCTGGGCGGCGGAGATCGGCTGTACCAGCTGGGCCCAGGCGCTGCTGAAATTCATCATCGCCGAGCCGAATGTCAGCTGCGCCATTCCCGCTACCTCGAACCCTGCTCACGCGCGCGACAACATGCTGGCCGCGCGTGGGCCCTTGCCCGACGGGACGCTACGCCGGCGCATCGCCGCGGACGTGAAGCGGCTCACATGA
- a CDS encoding TetR/AcrR family transcriptional regulator, which yields MECPFDTKPRWERRKDARPQELLAAAIDLFVERGFASTRLEDVARRAGVSKGTLYLYFENKEELFKAVVRTSIVPVIGEAESSVAEFEGHSADLLRKVMMDWWERIGANKVSGIVKLVTAEAGNFPELAKFYQDEVINRGTRMISSMLERGIKRGEFRQVNITQMTQVLIAPMLMLVTWKHSIGPCERGDLEPPAFLATFLDMALHGLLPACATAEPTAA from the coding sequence ATGGAATGCCCCTTTGACACCAAGCCGCGCTGGGAGCGCCGCAAGGATGCTCGTCCGCAAGAGTTGCTGGCGGCTGCGATCGACTTGTTCGTCGAGCGCGGCTTCGCGTCGACCCGCCTGGAAGACGTCGCGCGCCGCGCCGGTGTCTCGAAAGGCACCTTGTACCTGTATTTCGAGAACAAGGAAGAGCTGTTCAAGGCAGTGGTGCGCACCAGCATCGTGCCCGTCATCGGCGAGGCCGAGTCCTCGGTCGCCGAGTTCGAGGGCCACAGCGCCGACCTGCTGCGCAAGGTGATGATGGACTGGTGGGAGCGGATCGGCGCCAATAAAGTGTCGGGGATCGTCAAGCTCGTCACCGCCGAGGCGGGTAATTTCCCGGAACTGGCCAAGTTCTACCAGGATGAAGTGATCAACCGCGGTACGCGCATGATTTCCAGCATGCTCGAGCGCGGCATCAAGCGTGGCGAGTTCCGCCAGGTGAATATTACCCAGATGACCCAGGTGCTGATCGCGCCGATGCTGATGCTCGTCACCTGGAAGCATTCGATCGGTCCCTGCGAGCGCGGCGACCTCGAGCCCCCGGCCTTTCTGGCCACCTTCCTCGACATGGCCCTGCACGGGCTGTTGCCGGCCTGCGCCACGGCCGAGCCGACGGCTGCGTGA
- the recQ gene encoding DNA helicase RecQ translates to MTTELEARALHLLQTVFGYPAFRGQQADIVNHVASGGDALVLMPTGGGKSLCYQIPALLREGVGVVISPLIALMQDQVDALEEVGVRAAFLNSTQTFEETLRIERLVRTGEIDLVYVAPERLMTQRCLDLFEDSRISLFAIDEAHCVSQWGHDFRPEYIRLSILHERFPDVPRIALTATADQQTRDEIAHRLQLDDARKFVSSFDRPNIRYSIVEKTTGRKQLLDFITTEHPGDSGIVYCLSRKKVEETADFLNENGIRAMAYHAGMEYAKRAENQARFLREENIVMVATIAFGMGIDKPDVRFVCHLDLPKSIEGYYQETGRAGRDGMPASAWMAYGLQDVVLQRRMIDESEADETFKRVLGVKLDAMLGLCETLSCRRMRLLDYFGEASGPCGNCDTCLIPPVSFDATVPVQKLLSTIYRVDQRFAAGHVIDVLRGVQTDRIGQWHHDALSVFGIGNDRSEQEWRAIVRQTIALGLITVDHEAYSSLKLTDAARPVLKGGQKVQLRQYQKPVKPKRAFASSSKGYEEMELSKSEQAIFDKLRWWRVETARAHGVPAYVVFQDATLREIAKVKPTSLDQLRGVTGVGEKKLVSYGDEIVGIINEML, encoded by the coding sequence ATGACCACCGAACTGGAAGCGCGCGCGCTTCATCTGCTGCAAACCGTCTTCGGTTATCCCGCCTTCCGCGGGCAGCAGGCCGACATCGTCAATCACGTCGCCAGCGGCGGCGACGCCCTGGTCCTGATGCCGACCGGCGGCGGCAAGTCGCTGTGCTACCAGATCCCCGCGCTGCTGCGCGAAGGGGTCGGCGTCGTCATTTCGCCGCTGATTGCGCTGATGCAGGACCAGGTCGATGCGCTGGAAGAGGTCGGCGTCCGCGCCGCCTTTTTAAATTCGACGCAAACCTTCGAGGAAACCCTGCGCATCGAACGCCTGGTGCGCACCGGAGAGATCGACCTCGTCTACGTCGCGCCCGAGCGCCTGATGACCCAGCGTTGCCTCGACCTGTTCGAGGATTCGCGCATTTCCCTGTTCGCGATCGACGAGGCGCACTGCGTCTCGCAATGGGGCCACGATTTCCGGCCGGAATACATCCGCCTGTCGATCCTGCACGAGCGTTTCCCGGACGTGCCGCGCATCGCGCTCACGGCCACGGCCGACCAGCAGACGCGCGACGAGATCGCGCATCGCCTGCAGCTCGACGACGCCCGTAAATTCGTCTCGTCCTTCGACCGCCCCAACATCCGTTATTCGATCGTCGAAAAGACCACCGGGCGCAAGCAGCTGCTCGACTTCATTACCACCGAGCATCCGGGCGACTCGGGCATCGTGTATTGCCTGTCGCGCAAAAAGGTCGAGGAGACGGCGGACTTCCTCAACGAAAACGGCATCCGCGCGATGGCCTATCACGCCGGCATGGAGTACGCCAAACGCGCCGAGAACCAGGCCAGGTTCCTGCGCGAAGAAAACATCGTGATGGTGGCGACGATCGCCTTCGGCATGGGCATCGACAAGCCGGACGTGCGTTTCGTCTGCCACCTGGACCTGCCGAAAAGTATCGAGGGCTATTACCAGGAAACGGGCCGCGCCGGCCGCGACGGCATGCCGGCCAGCGCCTGGATGGCCTATGGTTTGCAGGACGTGGTGCTGCAGCGCCGGATGATCGACGAATCCGAAGCCGACGAAACGTTCAAACGTGTGCTGGGGGTGAAGCTCGACGCCATGCTGGGGCTGTGCGAAACCTTGTCCTGCCGGCGCATGCGCCTGCTCGACTATTTCGGCGAAGCCTCGGGGCCATGCGGCAATTGCGATACCTGCCTGATCCCGCCTGTGAGTTTCGATGCGACCGTGCCGGTGCAAAAGCTGCTCTCGACCATTTACCGGGTCGACCAGCGCTTCGCCGCCGGCCACGTCATCGACGTGCTGCGCGGCGTACAGACCGACCGCATCGGCCAGTGGCACCATGACGCCCTGTCCGTGTTCGGCATCGGCAACGACCGCAGCGAGCAGGAGTGGCGCGCGATCGTGCGCCAGACCATCGCCCTCGGGCTGATCACGGTCGACCACGAAGCCTACAGTTCCCTGAAACTGACCGACGCCGCGCGGCCTGTATTAAAAGGCGGGCAGAAGGTGCAGCTGCGCCAGTACCAGAAGCCGGTCAAGCCGAAGCGCGCCTTCGCTTCCTCCTCCAAAGGTTACGAGGAAATGGAGCTGTCGAAATCCGAACAGGCGATCTTCGACAAGCTGCGCTGGTGGCGCGTCGAGACCGCGCGCGCGCATGGCGTGCCGGCGTATGTCGTGTTCCAGGATGCGACGCTGCGCGAGATCGCCAAAGTCAAACCAACTTCGCTCGATCAGCTGCGCGGCGTGACCGGCGTGGGCGAAAAGAAACTGGTTTCCTACGGCGACGAGATCGTCGGTATCATCAACGAGATGCTGTAG
- a CDS encoding YkgJ family cysteine cluster protein yields the protein MNCRDHCGACCTAPSITSPIPGMPNGKPAGVRCVQLDEENRCRVFGKPERPAFCGGLQPSLEMCGESRAQAMVWLDALERATAPD from the coding sequence ATGAATTGCCGCGACCATTGCGGTGCCTGCTGCACCGCCCCTTCGATCACCAGTCCGATTCCTGGCATGCCCAACGGCAAGCCGGCTGGCGTGCGCTGCGTGCAATTGGACGAGGAGAATCGTTGCCGCGTATTCGGCAAGCCGGAGCGGCCTGCGTTTTGCGGCGGCCTGCAGCCTTCACTGGAAATGTGCGGAGAGAGCCGCGCGCAGGCGATGGTCTGGCTCGACGCCCTGGAGCGGGCCACGGCACCGGACTAG
- a CDS encoding sugar MFS transporter: protein MHIDSPAAAANQGVPANAASLQTFVFALFFIFGGITSLNDVIIPKLKDLFTLSYAQAMLVQSAFFAAYFLVSIPAAAIVRRIGYMRTAVVGLLTMTAGCLLFIPASSSGMFATFLVALFVLASGITIVQVVANPLISLLGVPSTAHSRLTFAQAFNSLGTTVFPYVGAILILGSLATVDPRSLSGLALDAYRAAETRVVVKTYIGLAIALAIVAAMVWHNRKKLVEAKAPKVSMLRAFELLRQPRFAFGAACIFLYVGAEVAVGSLIVNYLMEANVLGLDAESAGKHVPLYWGGAMIGRFIGAALLRMFSPGKVLACAAGMTITLLLVSANMSGLVSGWALLAVGLFNSIMFPTIFSLASEGLGERAAEGSGLICMAIVGGAIVPLITGHAADAVGLKMALTVPALCYAIILCFGIFARRPRAAG from the coding sequence ATGCACATCGACTCTCCAGCGGCCGCGGCCAACCAGGGCGTGCCGGCCAATGCCGCCAGCCTGCAAACCTTCGTCTTTGCCCTGTTCTTCATTTTCGGCGGCATCACGAGCCTGAACGACGTCATCATCCCCAAGCTGAAGGACTTATTTACCCTTTCCTATGCCCAGGCGATGCTGGTGCAGTCGGCCTTCTTCGCCGCCTATTTCCTGGTCTCGATTCCGGCCGCCGCCATCGTGCGCCGCATCGGCTACATGCGCACCGCCGTGGTCGGCCTGCTGACCATGACGGCCGGTTGCCTGCTGTTCATTCCCGCTTCCTCATCCGGCATGTTCGCCACCTTCCTGGTCGCGCTGTTCGTGCTCGCGTCCGGCATCACGATCGTGCAGGTGGTGGCCAATCCCCTGATTTCCCTGCTGGGCGTTCCGAGCACGGCGCACAGCCGCCTGACCTTCGCCCAGGCCTTCAATTCGCTGGGCACGACCGTGTTCCCGTATGTGGGCGCGATCCTGATCCTCGGTTCGCTCGCCACCGTCGATCCGCGCAGCTTGTCGGGCCTGGCGCTCGACGCCTACCGCGCCGCCGAGACGCGCGTCGTCGTGAAAACCTATATCGGGCTCGCCATTGCGCTGGCGATCGTCGCGGCCATGGTCTGGCACAACCGCAAGAAGCTGGTCGAAGCGAAGGCGCCGAAGGTCAGCATGCTGCGCGCCTTCGAACTGCTGCGCCAGCCGCGCTTCGCCTTCGGCGCCGCCTGCATCTTTCTGTATGTGGGCGCCGAAGTGGCAGTCGGTTCGCTGATCGTCAACTACCTGATGGAAGCGAACGTGCTGGGACTGGATGCGGAAAGCGCCGGCAAGCACGTGCCCCTGTACTGGGGCGGCGCCATGATCGGACGGTTTATCGGCGCGGCGCTGCTGCGCATGTTCTCGCCCGGTAAAGTGCTCGCTTGCGCGGCCGGCATGACGATCACGCTGCTGCTGGTGTCGGCGAATATGTCCGGCCTCGTGTCGGGCTGGGCGCTGCTGGCGGTAGGCTTGTTCAATTCGATCATGTTCCCGACCATTTTCTCGCTGGCCAGCGAAGGGCTCGGGGAACGTGCGGCGGAGGGGTCGGGTCTGATCTGCATGGCGATCGTGGGCGGCGCGATCGTGCCCCTGATCACGGGACATGCGGCCGATGCGGTCGGCCTGAAAATGGCGTTGACGGTGCCGGCGCTGTGCTACGCCATCATCCTGTGCTTCGGAATCTTTGCGCGGCGGCCACGCGCGGCCGGGTGA
- a CDS encoding protein-L-isoaspartate O-methyltransferase family protein, giving the protein MNIEQARFNMIEQQIRPWNVLDQDVLDLLHVVKREQFVPQAYQNLAFADVEIPLPGGEAMFNPKIEARILQELNLKKHENVLEVGAGSGYMAALMAHQARHVTTVEISPEIKALAEQNIAKAGIPNVSVVEGNGANGWEKDAPYDVIVISGALDNLPETFLKQLKVGGRIAAIVGQAPAMQCVLVTRVSEAAYDTVTLFETNVKLLSGAPAVSRFTF; this is encoded by the coding sequence ATGAATATCGAACAAGCCCGCTTTAACATGATCGAACAGCAGATCCGCCCATGGAATGTGCTGGACCAGGACGTGCTCGACCTGCTGCATGTGGTCAAGCGCGAACAGTTCGTGCCCCAGGCCTACCAGAACCTGGCCTTTGCCGACGTGGAAATCCCGCTGCCGGGCGGAGAAGCGATGTTCAATCCGAAGATCGAAGCGCGCATCCTGCAGGAACTGAACCTCAAAAAGCACGAGAACGTGCTGGAAGTCGGCGCCGGCTCGGGCTACATGGCCGCCCTGATGGCCCATCAGGCGCGTCACGTCACCACCGTCGAGATCTCGCCGGAAATCAAGGCCCTGGCTGAGCAGAACATCGCGAAAGCCGGCATCCCGAACGTGAGCGTGGTCGAGGGCAACGGCGCCAACGGCTGGGAAAAGGATGCACCCTACGACGTGATCGTCATCTCGGGCGCCCTCGACAACCTGCCGGAAACCTTCCTGAAACAATTAAAAGTCGGTGGCCGCATCGCCGCCATCGTCGGCCAGGCGCCGGCCATGCAATGCGTGCTGGTGACGCGCGTCTCGGAAGCAGCCTACGACACGGTCACTCTGTTCGAGACCAACGTCAAGCTGCTGTCGGGCGCGCCGGCCGTGTCGCGCTTCACGTTCTGA
- a CDS encoding succinylglutamate desuccinylase/aspartoacylase family protein — protein sequence MHSTKHPIAIEDNVATFQLTSFHYGTPGHGKKVYIQASLHADEVPAMLVAHFLRQELDRLDAEGRVKGEIILVPAANPIGLSQTIHGTPFGRYDLSTGVNFNRAYKHVASDLKKSLEGKLGTDAQANVALIRAHARQSLEEWAPTTSGGLLKKTLLSMAIDADIMLDLHCDNEAVLHMYAGEPLADAVQPLATLMGARALLLARESGGEPFDEACSRLWWDLAEHFGPEVAIPPAGVAITVELRGENDVRYELAKRDAEALLQYLARNGVLDLPITPLPEARCAPTPLEAVEPLSAPHAGVLVFLKTLGDKVEAGEAVAEIVNPVSGQVTPVRAKHAGVLFASTAHRHLLRGMHVCKIAGTTAFRAGNLLGS from the coding sequence ATGCATTCGACCAAACACCCGATCGCGATCGAAGACAACGTCGCCACCTTTCAATTGACCTCTTTTCATTACGGCACGCCGGGCCATGGAAAAAAGGTGTACATCCAGGCCTCGCTCCATGCGGACGAGGTGCCGGCGATGCTGGTCGCCCACTTCCTGCGCCAGGAACTGGACCGGCTCGATGCCGAGGGCCGCGTCAAGGGAGAAATCATCCTGGTGCCGGCCGCCAACCCGATCGGGCTGTCGCAGACCATCCACGGCACGCCCTTCGGCCGCTACGATTTATCCACCGGGGTGAATTTCAACCGCGCCTATAAACATGTGGCGAGCGACCTGAAGAAATCGCTCGAAGGAAAGCTGGGCACGGACGCGCAAGCGAACGTCGCCCTGATCCGCGCCCATGCCCGTCAATCGCTGGAAGAATGGGCGCCGACGACGAGCGGCGGGCTGCTCAAAAAAACCTTGCTGTCGATGGCGATCGACGCCGACATCATGCTCGACCTGCATTGCGATAACGAAGCGGTGCTGCACATGTATGCCGGCGAACCGCTGGCCGACGCCGTGCAGCCGCTGGCGACCCTGATGGGCGCGCGTGCGCTGTTGCTGGCGCGCGAGTCGGGCGGAGAACCCTTCGATGAAGCCTGCAGCCGCCTGTGGTGGGACCTGGCGGAACACTTCGGGCCGGAGGTCGCGATTCCGCCGGCCGGCGTCGCTATCACGGTCGAGCTGCGCGGCGAGAACGACGTGCGTTACGAACTGGCCAAGCGGGATGCCGAGGCCCTGCTGCAATATCTGGCGCGCAACGGCGTGCTCGACCTGCCGATCACGCCGCTGCCGGAAGCGCGCTGCGCGCCGACGCCGCTGGAAGCGGTGGAGCCGCTGTCCGCGCCCCACGCGGGCGTGCTGGTCTTCCTGAAAACATTGGGAGATAAGGTCGAGGCCGGCGAAGCGGTGGCCGAAATCGTCAATCCGGTGAGCGGCCAGGTGACGCCGGTGCGGGCGAAACACGCTGGCGTTTTGTTCGCAAGCACGGCGCACCGCCACCTGCTGCGTGGCATGCACGTCTGCAAGATCGCCGGCACGACCGCTTTCCGCGCCGGCAACCTGCTCGGCTCCTAG
- a CDS encoding holin, with product MKWKMVEISSIAGALASIGAAVTLERAGVAFGIVTGLTTCLLNVFYMLRKDAREQRQAELAIRETEARLAALKAKE from the coding sequence ATGAAATGGAAAATGGTGGAAATCTCGAGCATTGCTGGCGCGCTGGCGTCGATCGGCGCAGCGGTGACGCTGGAACGGGCCGGTGTCGCCTTCGGTATCGTGACCGGCTTGACGACTTGCCTCCTGAACGTGTTCTATATGCTCAGGAAGGACGCCCGCGAACAGCGGCAAGCCGAGCTCGCCATCCGCGAGACCGAAGCCCGGCTGGCGGCACTCAAAGCGAAGGAGTGA
- a CDS encoding DUF6064 family protein — MSEWWTYRPSDLLMFSKATYFRLFELQNLALWPIHLLALGAGIALLVCLAQGGARAGRATAVLLALAWLHVAWRYFVERYATINTGAPYCALGFALQAVLLFWLASRKDAPRLTEPAGSLGKLALGIGCVALVVYPLLAPLGGRRLAGAELFGLAPDPTVAMTLAALLLWRSGPFLWIVPLLWCAVSGATLMELRAGQAWLLPLLTVLAVGARLLAARRATNKT, encoded by the coding sequence ATGAGCGAGTGGTGGACGTACAGGCCGTCGGACCTGCTGATGTTTTCGAAGGCGACCTATTTTCGCCTGTTCGAACTGCAAAACCTGGCGCTGTGGCCGATCCACCTGCTCGCGCTCGGCGCCGGGATCGCGCTGCTGGTCTGCCTGGCGCAAGGCGGGGCCAGGGCGGGAAGGGCCACGGCGGTCCTGCTGGCGCTGGCCTGGCTGCATGTGGCCTGGCGTTATTTTGTCGAGCGCTATGCGACGATCAATACCGGCGCGCCATACTGTGCGCTCGGGTTTGCGCTGCAGGCCGTGCTGCTGTTCTGGCTGGCCAGCCGGAAAGATGCGCCGCGCCTGACGGAACCCGCCGGTTCGCTCGGCAAGCTGGCGCTCGGCATCGGATGCGTGGCGCTGGTGGTGTATCCCCTGCTGGCGCCGCTGGGCGGCCGTCGCCTGGCCGGGGCCGAGCTGTTCGGCCTCGCACCTGACCCGACGGTGGCCATGACCCTGGCGGCCTTGCTGTTGTGGCGTTCCGGCCCCTTCCTGTGGATTGTGCCCCTGCTGTGGTGCGCAGTCAGCGGCGCGACCTTGATGGAACTGCGCGCGGGCCAGGCCTGGTTGCTGCCGCTTTTAACCGTGCTGGCGGTCGGCGCGCGGCTGCTGGCCGCCAGGCGCGCCACGAATAAAACCTAG